From the genome of Glycine max cultivar Williams 82 chromosome 2, Glycine_max_v4.0, whole genome shotgun sequence, one region includes:
- the LOC100799660 gene encoding beta-glucosidase BoGH3B isoform X2, translating into MVDGFQKLALESRLAIPIIYGVDAIHGNNSVYGATIFPHNVGLGATRDQDLVQRIGAATSLELRASGIHYTFAPCVAVCKDPRWGRCYESYSENTEIVREMTSFVLGLQGNPPERHPRGYPFVAGRNNVVACAKHFVGDGGTEKGVNEGNTILSYEDLERIHMAPYVDCIAKGVSTIMVSYSSWNGNKLHGHHFLLNEILKEKLGFKGFVISDWEGIDELCQPYGSDYRHCISTAINAGIDMVMVPFRYEIFVEELMSLVQSGEIPIARIDDAVERILRVKFAAELFEFPLTDRSLLDVVGGKLHRDLAHEAVRKSLVLLKNGKDPSKPFLPLNRNAKRILVAGTHADDIGYQCGGWTGTKYGSSGRITIGTTILDAVKEAVGNETEVIYEQCPSTDIIECSEVSFAVVVVGEGPYAECGGDNSELVIPFNGAGIIDLVADKIPTLVILISGRPLLLEQCLLEKIDALVAAWLPGTEAQGITDVIFGDHDFKGQLPMTWFRRVEQLDQPVGVSSCEPLFPLGYGLTYDKENLHD; encoded by the exons ATGGTGGATGGGTTTCAGAAGTTGGCACTTGAGTCTCGGTTAGCCATACCAATCATTTATGGGGTTGATGCTATTCATGGTAATAATAGTGTCTATGGTGCTACTATATTTCCTCACAATGTTGGCCTAGGAGCTACCAG GGATCAAGATTTAGTTCAAAGAATTGGAGCTGCAACATCACTTGAACTCAGAGCAAGTGGAATTCACTATACTTTTGCTCCTTGTGTGGCA GTATGCAAAGATCCCAGATGGGGAAGATGCTATGAGAGTTACAGCGAAAACACTGAAATAGTCAGAGAGATGACTTCTTTTGTTTTAGGCTTGCAGGGCAATCCTCCAGAAAGACACCCAAGGGGCTACCCATTTGTGGCTGGGAG GAACAATGTTGTTGCCTGTGCCAAGCATTTTGTTGGAGATGGAGGTACAGAGAAAGGTGTAAATGAGGGTAATACCATACTATCATATGAAGATTTGGAGAGGATCCACATGGCCCCTTACGTGGACTGCATAGCTAAGGGAGTTTCTACCATCATGGTCTCATATTCCAGCTGGAATGGAAACAAACTCCATGGTCACCATTTTCTGCTTAAtgaaattttgaaagaaaagctAGGCTTCAAG GGATTTGTGATTTCTGACTGGGAGGGAATTGATGAATTATGCCAACCTTATGGGTCAGATTATCGTCATTGCATCTCCACTGCCATTAATGCTGGAATTGACATG GTGATGGTTCCTTTTAGATATGAAATATTTGTTGAAGAGTTGATGTCTCTAGTTCAATCAGGGGAAATACCAATAGCAAGAATTGATGATGCCGTTGAGCGCATTTTGAGAGTGAAGTTTGCTGCTGAACTTTTTGAGTTTCCTTTAACTGACAGATCTTTGCTAGATGTAGTTGGTGGCAAG CTACATAGAGATCTGGCACATGAAGCGGTTCGAAAGTCCTTGGTTCTGTTGAAAAATGGGAAGGATCCTAGTAAACCCTTTCTTCCATTGAACAGGAATGCTAAGAGAATCCTTGTTGCTGGAACTCATGCTGATGATATTGGGTATCAATGTGGAGGATGGACAGGTACCAAGTATGGATCTAGTGGCCGGATCACAATCG GCACAACTATCTTGGATGCTGTTAAGGAAGCTGTGGGAAATGAAACAGAAGTTATTTATGAGCAGTGTCCATCAACAGACATCATAGAATGTAGCGAAGTTTCCTTTGCCGTAGTTGTGGTCGGAGAAGGTCCCTACGCCGAGTGTGGGGGTGACAATTCAGAGCTTGTAATCCCATTTAATGGAGCTGGAATCATAGACTTGGTTGCTGATAAAATCCCAACACTTGTGATTCTTATATCTGGAAGACCTTTGCTCTTAGAACAGTGCCTATTGGAAAAGATAGATGCTCTTGTTGCTGCATGGTTGCCAGGTACTGAAGCACAGGGAATCACAGATGTCATATTTGGAGATCATGACTTCAAAGGTCAACTACCAATGACTTGGTTCAGAAGAGTTGAACAGCTTGATCAACCAGTTGGAGTTAGTTCATGTGAGCCCTTATTCCCTCTTGGCTATGGACTAACATATGATAAGGAGAATTTGCATGACTAA
- the LOC100799660 gene encoding beta-glucosidase BoGH3B isoform X3: protein MTEERSSLRGTLHLQYMDCLYMNPQESIEARVKHLLSLMTLNEKIGQMTQIERSVATPSAIKHFSIGSVFSAPHNGRFEKVLSSDSADMVDGFQKLALESRLAIPIIYGVDAIHGNNSVYGATIFPHNVGLGATRDQDLVQRIGAATSLELRASGIHYTFAPCVAVCKDPRWGRCYESYSENTEIVREMTSFVLGLQGNPPERHPRGYPFVAGRNNVVACAKHFVGDGGTEKGVNEGNTILSYEDLERIHMAPYVDCIAKGVSTIMVSYSSWNGNKLHGHHFLLNEILKEKLGFKGFVISDWEGIDELCQPYGSDYRHCISTAINAGIDMVMVPFRYEIFVEELMSLVQSGEIPIARIDDAVERILRVKFAAELFEFPLTDRSLLDVVGGKEC, encoded by the exons ATGACAGAGGAGAGAAGCAgtttgagaggtacattgcattTACAATACATGGATTGTCTCTACATGAATCCTCAGGAATCCATTGAAGCACGTGTGAAACACCTTCTTTCTCTTATGACTTTGAATGAAAAGATTGGTCAAATGACACAAATTGAACGCTCAGTTGCTACCCCTTCTGCCATCAAACACTTCTCCATtg GGAGTGTGTTCAGTGCTCCACACAATGGACGTTTTGAGAAGGTACTGTCATCTGATTCGGCTGATATGGTGGATGGGTTTCAGAAGTTGGCACTTGAGTCTCGGTTAGCCATACCAATCATTTATGGGGTTGATGCTATTCATGGTAATAATAGTGTCTATGGTGCTACTATATTTCCTCACAATGTTGGCCTAGGAGCTACCAG GGATCAAGATTTAGTTCAAAGAATTGGAGCTGCAACATCACTTGAACTCAGAGCAAGTGGAATTCACTATACTTTTGCTCCTTGTGTGGCA GTATGCAAAGATCCCAGATGGGGAAGATGCTATGAGAGTTACAGCGAAAACACTGAAATAGTCAGAGAGATGACTTCTTTTGTTTTAGGCTTGCAGGGCAATCCTCCAGAAAGACACCCAAGGGGCTACCCATTTGTGGCTGGGAG GAACAATGTTGTTGCCTGTGCCAAGCATTTTGTTGGAGATGGAGGTACAGAGAAAGGTGTAAATGAGGGTAATACCATACTATCATATGAAGATTTGGAGAGGATCCACATGGCCCCTTACGTGGACTGCATAGCTAAGGGAGTTTCTACCATCATGGTCTCATATTCCAGCTGGAATGGAAACAAACTCCATGGTCACCATTTTCTGCTTAAtgaaattttgaaagaaaagctAGGCTTCAAG GGATTTGTGATTTCTGACTGGGAGGGAATTGATGAATTATGCCAACCTTATGGGTCAGATTATCGTCATTGCATCTCCACTGCCATTAATGCTGGAATTGACATG GTGATGGTTCCTTTTAGATATGAAATATTTGTTGAAGAGTTGATGTCTCTAGTTCAATCAGGGGAAATACCAATAGCAAGAATTGATGATGCCGTTGAGCGCATTTTGAGAGTGAAGTTTGCTGCTGAACTTTTTGAGTTTCCTTTAACTGACAGATCTTTGCTAGATGTAGTTGGTGGCAAG GAATGCTAA
- the LOC100799660 gene encoding beta-glucosidase BoGH3B isoform X1, whose translation MTEERSSLRGTLHLQYMDCLYMNPQESIEARVKHLLSLMTLNEKIGQMTQIERSVATPSAIKHFSIGSVFSAPHNGRFEKVLSSDSADMVDGFQKLALESRLAIPIIYGVDAIHGNNSVYGATIFPHNVGLGATRDQDLVQRIGAATSLELRASGIHYTFAPCVAVCKDPRWGRCYESYSENTEIVREMTSFVLGLQGNPPERHPRGYPFVAGRNNVVACAKHFVGDGGTEKGVNEGNTILSYEDLERIHMAPYVDCIAKGVSTIMVSYSSWNGNKLHGHHFLLNEILKEKLGFKGFVISDWEGIDELCQPYGSDYRHCISTAINAGIDMVMVPFRYEIFVEELMSLVQSGEIPIARIDDAVERILRVKFAAELFEFPLTDRSLLDVVGGKLHRDLAHEAVRKSLVLLKNGKDPSKPFLPLNRNAKRILVAGTHADDIGYQCGGWTGTKYGSSGRITIGTTILDAVKEAVGNETEVIYEQCPSTDIIECSEVSFAVVVVGEGPYAECGGDNSELVIPFNGAGIIDLVADKIPTLVILISGRPLLLEQCLLEKIDALVAAWLPGTEAQGITDVIFGDHDFKGQLPMTWFRRVEQLDQPVGVSSCEPLFPLGYGLTYDKENLHD comes from the exons ATGACAGAGGAGAGAAGCAgtttgagaggtacattgcattTACAATACATGGATTGTCTCTACATGAATCCTCAGGAATCCATTGAAGCACGTGTGAAACACCTTCTTTCTCTTATGACTTTGAATGAAAAGATTGGTCAAATGACACAAATTGAACGCTCAGTTGCTACCCCTTCTGCCATCAAACACTTCTCCATtg GGAGTGTGTTCAGTGCTCCACACAATGGACGTTTTGAGAAGGTACTGTCATCTGATTCGGCTGATATGGTGGATGGGTTTCAGAAGTTGGCACTTGAGTCTCGGTTAGCCATACCAATCATTTATGGGGTTGATGCTATTCATGGTAATAATAGTGTCTATGGTGCTACTATATTTCCTCACAATGTTGGCCTAGGAGCTACCAG GGATCAAGATTTAGTTCAAAGAATTGGAGCTGCAACATCACTTGAACTCAGAGCAAGTGGAATTCACTATACTTTTGCTCCTTGTGTGGCA GTATGCAAAGATCCCAGATGGGGAAGATGCTATGAGAGTTACAGCGAAAACACTGAAATAGTCAGAGAGATGACTTCTTTTGTTTTAGGCTTGCAGGGCAATCCTCCAGAAAGACACCCAAGGGGCTACCCATTTGTGGCTGGGAG GAACAATGTTGTTGCCTGTGCCAAGCATTTTGTTGGAGATGGAGGTACAGAGAAAGGTGTAAATGAGGGTAATACCATACTATCATATGAAGATTTGGAGAGGATCCACATGGCCCCTTACGTGGACTGCATAGCTAAGGGAGTTTCTACCATCATGGTCTCATATTCCAGCTGGAATGGAAACAAACTCCATGGTCACCATTTTCTGCTTAAtgaaattttgaaagaaaagctAGGCTTCAAG GGATTTGTGATTTCTGACTGGGAGGGAATTGATGAATTATGCCAACCTTATGGGTCAGATTATCGTCATTGCATCTCCACTGCCATTAATGCTGGAATTGACATG GTGATGGTTCCTTTTAGATATGAAATATTTGTTGAAGAGTTGATGTCTCTAGTTCAATCAGGGGAAATACCAATAGCAAGAATTGATGATGCCGTTGAGCGCATTTTGAGAGTGAAGTTTGCTGCTGAACTTTTTGAGTTTCCTTTAACTGACAGATCTTTGCTAGATGTAGTTGGTGGCAAG CTACATAGAGATCTGGCACATGAAGCGGTTCGAAAGTCCTTGGTTCTGTTGAAAAATGGGAAGGATCCTAGTAAACCCTTTCTTCCATTGAACAGGAATGCTAAGAGAATCCTTGTTGCTGGAACTCATGCTGATGATATTGGGTATCAATGTGGAGGATGGACAGGTACCAAGTATGGATCTAGTGGCCGGATCACAATCG GCACAACTATCTTGGATGCTGTTAAGGAAGCTGTGGGAAATGAAACAGAAGTTATTTATGAGCAGTGTCCATCAACAGACATCATAGAATGTAGCGAAGTTTCCTTTGCCGTAGTTGTGGTCGGAGAAGGTCCCTACGCCGAGTGTGGGGGTGACAATTCAGAGCTTGTAATCCCATTTAATGGAGCTGGAATCATAGACTTGGTTGCTGATAAAATCCCAACACTTGTGATTCTTATATCTGGAAGACCTTTGCTCTTAGAACAGTGCCTATTGGAAAAGATAGATGCTCTTGTTGCTGCATGGTTGCCAGGTACTGAAGCACAGGGAATCACAGATGTCATATTTGGAGATCATGACTTCAAAGGTCAACTACCAATGACTTGGTTCAGAAGAGTTGAACAGCTTGATCAACCAGTTGGAGTTAGTTCATGTGAGCCCTTATTCCCTCTTGGCTATGGACTAACATATGATAAGGAGAATTTGCATGACTAA
- the LOC778067 gene encoding transcription factor DIVARICATA: protein MKWESITLSSPTPCTPNSNTNWLVMEDNNSRSTKWTSEENKLFENALAVHDKDTPDRWHRVAEMIPGKTVVDVIRQYKELEVDVSNIEAGLIPVPGYSSTATSPFTLDWVNTPGYDGFKGCGKRSSSVRPIEHERKKGVPWTEDEHKLFLLGLKKYGKGDWRNISRNFVITRTPTQVASHAQKYFIRQLSGGKDKRRASIHDITTVNLTETITTSSEDTNGSSSPHVLSQQQQPNSTPTTPRTRFQWSNQSNTGVAMTLNPAHERVFMSHYGANSFGVKIEGQNLHESSYLRPQTQNMVFQMQQSSQH, encoded by the exons ATGAAGTGGGAAAGTATAACCCTCTCTTCTCCTACACCTTGCACTCCAAACTCCAACACCAATTGGTTGGTGATGGAGGATAATAATAGCAGGAGCACAAAATGGACCTCTGAAGAGAACAAGCTCTTTGAAAATGCTCTTGCAGTGCATGATAAGGACACCCCGGATCGGTGGCACAGAGTGGCTGAGATGATTCCTGGAAAGACAGTGGTTGATGTGATAAGGCAGTACAAGGAGTTGGAAGTAGATGTTAGCAATATAGAAGCTGGGTTGATTCCAGTTCCTGGCTATAGTAGCACTGCTACCTCACCCTTCACCTTAGATTGGGTGAACACTCCTGGCTATGATGGGTTTAAAGGATGTGGAAAGAGATCTTCCTCAGTGAGACCGATTGAGCATGAAAGGAAGAAAGGAGTGCCTTGGACTGAAGACGAacataa ATTGTTTCTATTGGGTCTGAAGAAGTAtgggaaaggtgattggagaaaTATATCTCGCAATTTTGTTATTACAAGAACTCCAACACAGGTTGCTAGTCATGCTCAGAAGTACTTCATAAGGCAGCTTTCAGGAGGCAAAGACAAGAGGAGGGCTAGCATACATGACATAACAACAGTGAATCTCACAGAAACCATAACAACTTCTTCAGAAGACACCAATGGATCCTCTTCACCACATGTGCTCTCACAGCAACAACAGCCAAATTCTACTCCTACTACACCAAGAACTCGTTTTCAGTGGAGTAATCAGTCTAACACAGGAGTAGCTATGACTCTCAACCCTGCTCATGAAAGAGTCTTCATGTCTCATTATGGTGCTAACTCCTTTGGGGTTAAAATTGAGGGACAGAATCTTCATGAGTCTTCTTACTTGCGACCTCAGACACAGAACATGGTTTTCCAAATGCAACAGTCCTCTCAACACTAG
- the LOC102668576 gene encoding uncharacterized protein yields the protein MEPTLMETKKGLKARDILLRLLRVLHVSFEISYTSMQRHPFVSGALLVFFILYIFLSFIYNLLVFLSPFFVCTAIFVRIFWSSEQNLIKSVNNEEKSNEPKFLPELLRNERRGLLYKCPSHNATSRRRNFTGKKLDVYGGLEIKAKDLSSVFCNEFTKNNKENGRTKFYKEEIGSLEAPIKKVLFAEPSMLDLEAHGASFDGLKKNTEIKEDEKKAQEGGNKGELTEDEQKNKMVLGTCELERHKRLESLIARRRAMKQLKLQIEKGLIDMKSVTPSQIAPLFVSRLNPFDSPREFDGIKMPGSAPTALRSPFDIPYDPFEEKPVLTGDNFDQELKVSLLSSISFFFFFFFSLLFELMEKATQEEIEVKLDDEIECILLIHAGRGNHDKLEQLLLSKEASERELQTSIPSSEVEEKTHEENGKCKNDKMAGNTGKEVDNAQATKSMSYHARVPKPQEEDLNLPISRNSATKINDSLYESLSPNKETMSFTGCRISHTPSRSLASDIHVEVSEVGSPTLTVDENHENTTDGESMIYDGDIDKDVTSGSEDMWGASLHLREVRRVSEQDISELNSWRDISSPLSMQNIDEENAADVSSMSSRSDMPDDTPTYAMNSEHNNNNIFGNMKDFGAPQNSHSSVVSARWKRLMRLMDTRDSHLPHDRHSKKPGEWFDLTENSSKEQVINDWKNSAASEQDNTHNPRGNEEPGASDSVMQPEVTDEVSINSSSSSSPRPVLSITQKTIADQVPSSAFNQETHQDVLQSNMQDVSQETLNGEGPPDSIPQNIPPSMDDPNVESHYSDLSHPQEQTCPLENSIQESNMSSKMNDAEIFNKEDENKFKNDEYIGYKLAPLIIPDASKEPRRQAEMMASVDISEESRERFDGNVPLISLILESSLESPGEEEDEENSQASVRQEATTDTSSDEDFERNRSDLNENEAIVSSCLSIEDSDKLRETDKPKHSSEEVNYLHSESKQVVEDHMEKENLDKGGASEDSPLPITTQATNSEDKEGECDKINKNEATDQELNENETMAMSEPAGETDQIAHMKYPEERTPT from the exons ATGGAACCTACTTTGATGGAAACAAAAAAGGGTTTGAAGGCAAGGGACATTCTACTTCGTTTATTAAGAGttcttcatgtttcatttgagATTAGCTACACTTCCATGCAAAGGCATCCATTTGTTTCGGGTGCTTTGTTAGTCTTCTTCATTTTGtacatatttctttcttttatttacaACTTGTTGGTCTTCTTGTCCCCATTTTTCGTGTGCACTGCCATTTTTGTTAGAATCTTTTGGAGTTCTGAGCAAAACCTCATTAAAAGTGTCAACAATGAGGAGAAAAGCAATGAACCAAAATTTTTACCAGAGTTGCTCAGGAACGAGAGGCGTGGTTTGCTTTATAAGTGTCCATCACACAATGCAacaagtagaagaagaaacttcACTGGGAAGAAATTGGATGTGTATGGTGGTTTAGAAATAAAAGCCAAGGATTTATCGTCGGTGTTCTGCAATGAATtcacaaaaaacaacaaagagaatGGAAGGACTAAATTTTACAAGGAAGAGATTGGTTCTTTGGAGGCTCCTATAAAGAAAGTTTTGTTTGCTGAACCTTCAATGCTGGACCTGGAGGCTCATGGTGCTAGTTTTGATGGTCTAAAGAAAAATACAGAAATCAAAGAGGATGAGAAAAAAGCTCAAGAGGGTGGCAACAAAGGTGAATTGACAGAGGatgaacagaaaaataaaatggttcTAGGGACATGTGAGTTGGAGAGACACAAAAGGTTGGAGAGTCTTATAGCTAGAAGAAGAGCAATGAAACAATTGAAGTTGCAGATTGAGAAAGGTCTAATTGATATGAAATCAGTTACTCCAAGCCAAATAGCTCCACTATTTGTTTCAAGACTCAACCCTTTTGATTCTCCAAGGGAGTTTGATGGCATAAAAATGCCTGGTTCTGCCCCAACTGCTTTGAGAAGCCCATTTGATATTCCCTATGATCCTTTTGAGGAGAAACCCGTTCTCACTGGGGACAATTTTGATCAAGAATTGAAAG TTTCTCTTCTCTCCTCAatatcctttttcttcttcttcttcttttctctcctttttgaGTTAATGGAAAAAGCAACACAAGAGGAAATTGAAGTAAAACTTGATGATGAAATCGAATGTATCTTGCTCATTCATGCAGGTAGAGGAAATCATGACAAGCTTGAACAATTATTATTATCCAAAGAAGCCAGTGAAAGAGAATTACAAACTTCTATTCCATCAAGTGAAGTAGAGGAAAAAACACATGAAGAGAATGGTAAATGCAAAAATGACAAAATGGCTGGCAACACAGGTAAGGAAGTGGACAATGCTCAAGCAACAAAGTCCATGTCATACCATGCAAGAGTTCCTAAGCCTCAAGAGGAGGACCTCAATTTACCAATATCAAGAAATAGTGCTACTAAAATAAATGATTCTCTGTATGAATCTCTTTCACCTAACAAGGAAACTATGTCCTTCACTGGTTGCCGAATCAGTCACACCCCTTCACGCTCCTTAGCTTCTGACATACATGTGGAGGTTTCTGAAGTTGGTTCACCAACACTGACAGTTGATGAGAACCATGAGAACACTACAGATGGAGAATCCATGATATATGATGGAGACATTGACAAAGATGTTACTTCTGGCAGTGAAGATATGTGGGGAGCATCACTCCATTTGAGAGAAGTACGTAGAGTAAGCGAGCAAGATATTTCAGAATTAAACAGCTGGAGGGACATTTCTTCACCCCTTTCTATGCAAAACATAGATGAAGAAAATGCAGCTGATGTGAGCTCTATGTCCTCAAGATCTGACATGCCTGATGATACTCCAACTTATGCAATGAACAGTgagcataataataataacatcttTGGTAATATGAAAGATTTTGGTGCACCCCAAAATTCTCATTCATCGGTTGTGTCAGCGCGTTGGAAGCGATTGATGCGGTTGATGGATACACGTGATAGTCATTTACCTCATGATAGGCATTCAAAAAAACCAGGG GAATGGTTCGACCTCACAGAGAATTCAAGTAAGGAACAAGTTATCAATGATTGGAAAAACTCAGCAGCCTCTGAGCAAGATAACACACATAACCCAAGAGGAAATGAAGAACCTGGTGCATCAGATTCAGTTATGCAACCAGAAGTAACTGATGAAGTCTCAATCAACTCAAGTTCATCATCCTCACCAAGGCCTGTATTGTCAATAACACAGAAGACCATAGCTGACCAAGTTCCCTCTTCAGCTTTCAATCAAGAGACGCACCAAGATGTTCTGCAATCTAACATGCAGGATGTGTCACAAGAAACATTAAATGGTGAAGGTCCACCTGACTCCATCCCTCAAAATATTCCGCCTTCCATGGATGATCCAAATGTTGAATCACATTACAGTGACTTGAGTCATCCTCAG GAACAGACTTGTCCACTGGAGAATTCCATTCAAGAATCAAATATGTCTAGCAAGATGAATGATGCAGAGATTTTTAACAAGGAAGATGAAAATAAGTTCAAGAATGATGAGTACATTGGATACAAACTTGCTCCCCTAATTATACCAGATGCTTCAAAAGAACCCCGTAGACAAGCAGAGATGATGGCTTCAGTGGATATAAGTgaggaatcaagagaaagatttgATGGCAAT GTGCCGTTGATTTCTCTAATACTAGAATCATCCTTAGAAAGTCCAGGagaggaagaggatgaagaaaatTCTCAAGCATCAGTGAGACAAGAGGCAACCACAGACACAAGTTCTGATGAAGATTTTGAAAGAAATCGCAGTGACTTGAATGAGAATGAAGCCATAGTCTCATCATGCTTATCCATAGAAGATAGTGACAAGTTGAGAGAAACAGACAAGCCAAAGCATAGTTCAGAAGAAGTGAATTATTTGCACAGTGAATCAAAGCAGGTGGTTGAAGATCATATGGAGAAGGAAAACTTGGATAAAGGTGGTGCCTCTGAAGACTCTCCACTTCCAATTACCACTCAGGCGACCAATTCTGAAGACAAAGAAGGAGAATGTGACAAGATAAACAAGAATGAAGCCACTGACCAGGAATTGAACGAGAACGAAACTATGGCTATGTCTGAACCTGCAGGAGAAACTGATCAGATAGCACACATGAAATATCCTGAAGAAAGGACTCCAACTTGA
- the LOC100799138 gene encoding laccase-4: protein MAMMWIRVILILAACMLPLSVEAMVRHYKFNVVVKNVTRLCSTKPIVTVNGKFPGPTIYAREDDTVLVKVVNHVKYNVSIHWHGVRQLRTGWADGPAYITQCPIQPGQAFVYNFTLTGQRGTLWWHAHILWLRSTVHGALVILPKLGVPYPFPKPHTEKVIILSEWWKSDTEAVINEALKSGLAPNVSDAHTINGHPGSVQNCASQGGYELQVQPGNTYLLRIINAALNEELFFKIAGHQLTVVEVDAVYTKPFKTDTIVIAPGQTTSVLLKANRAAGKYLVAATPFMDSPIAVDNVTATATLHYTGSLGSTITTLTSLPPKNATPVATNFTDSLRSLNSKKYPARVPQKVDHSLFFTISLGVNPCPTCVNGSKVVAAINNVTFVMPKVSLLQAHFFNISGVFIDDFPGKPPVVYDFTGTQQPTNLRTNRGTRVYRLAYNSTVQLVLQDTGMITPENHPLHLHGFNFFVVGRGQGNFNPKKDTKKFNLVDPVERNTVGVPSGGWTAIRFRADNPGVWFMHCHLEIHTTWGLKMAFVVDNGKGPNESLLPPPSDLPKC from the exons ATGGCCATGATGTGGATTAGAGTCATACTTATACTAGCGGCTTGCATGCTTCCCCTTTCAGTGGAAGCCATGGTTCGCCACTACAAGTTCAAC GTGGTGGTGAAGAATGTCACAAGATTGTGTTCAACAAAGCCCATAGTAACCGTAAATGGAAAGTTCCCGGGCCCCACCATCTATGCTAGGGAAGATGACACTGTTTTGGTGAAGGTGGTTAACCATGTCAAATACAATGTTAGCATCCACTG gcATGGAGTGAGACAATTGAGGACGGGTTGGGCCGATGGGCCTGCTTACATAACCCAATGCCCAATTCAACCGGGCCAGGCCTTTGTGTACAACTTCACCCTCACAGGACAGAGAGGGACACTTTGGTGGCATGCACATATCCTTTGGCTTAGGTCAACTGTGCATGGTGCCTTGGTCATTTTGCCTAAGCTTGGAGTTCCTTACCCTTTTCCCAAACCCCACACTGAAAAAGTCATCATATTGA GTGAATGGTGGAAATCTGATACTGAGGCTGTAATAAATGAAGCTTTGAAATCTGGGTTGGCTCCAAATGTCTCTGATGCTCACACAATCAATGGTCATCCAGGATCCGTTCAAAATTGTGCATCACAAG GGGGATACGAACTTCAAGTTCAACCTGGAAACACCTACTTACTAAGAATAATCAACGCTGCACTGAATGAAGAGTTGTTCTTTAAAATTGCTGGCCACCAACTCACAGTTGTTGAGGTTGATGCTGTCTACACAAAACCTTTCAAAACTGACACCATAGTTATAGCACCAGGCCAAACCACAAGTGTGCTTCTAAAAGCCAACCGTGCCGCTGGCAAATACTTAGTAGCAGCCACTCCTTTCATGGATTCTCCTATTGCAGTGGACAATGTGACTGCCACTGCCACATTGCACTACACTGGCTCACTAGGTTCCACCATCACAACCCTCACTTCATTGCCTCCCAAAAATGCCACACCAGTTGCTACAAACTTCACTGACTCACTCAGAAGCCTAAACTCCAAAAAGTACCCTGCTAGAGTGCCTCAAAAGGTTGaccattccttgttcttcaCTATCAGCCTTGGAGTCAACCCTTGCCCCACTTGTGTCAATGGTAGCAAAGTGGTTGCAGCTATCAACAATGTGACCTTTGTGATGCCTAAAGTTTCTCTCCTCCAAGCACATTTCTTCAACATAAGTGGAGTTTTCATTGATGATTTTCCTGGGAAGCCTCCAGTGGTTTATGACTTCACAGGGACACAACAGCCTACAAATTTGAGGACTAATAGAGGGACAAGGGTTTATAGACTTGCCTATAACTCCACTGTTCAATTAGTCTTGCAAGATACTGGGATGATAACACCTGAGAATCATCCTCTTCACCTTCATGGATTCAACTTCTTTGTGGTTGGTAGGGGACAAGGGAACTTCAACCCCAAAAAGGACACCAAAAAGTTTAATCTTGTGGATCCTGTGGAGAGAAACACAGTTGGTGTTCCATCTGGGGGATGGACTGCTATCAGATTCAGAGCTGATAATCCAG gtgTTTGGTTTATGCATTGCCATTTGGAAATTCATACAACATGGGGATTGAAGATGGCATTTGTGGTGGACAATGGTAAAGGACCAAATGAGTCTCTACTACCACCTCCAAGTGATCTTCCCAAGTGTTGA